The following are encoded in a window of Penicillium oxalicum strain HP7-1 chromosome II, whole genome shotgun sequence genomic DNA:
- a CDS encoding Nuclease PA3: MARLSKIALVTLGSLSGVNAWGALGHATVAYVAQNYLSASTASWAQGVLGDTSGSYLASIASWADSYRTTTAGKWSAPLHFIDAEDSPPTNCNVDYARDCGSAGCSISAIANYTQRVGDSRLSNAHVAEALKFLVHFLGDITQPLHDEAYQVGGNGIKVTFDGYSDNLHSDWDTYMPQKLIGGSTLADAKSWATSLVGEIDSGSYQSQAPSWIKGDTVTDPIASATRWASDANAYVCSVVMPNGAAALQTGDLYPTYYNSAIGTIELQIAKGGYRLANWLNMIYSNEIAKRDLEGYVAKGANDGPDLMGRDLLPEPRGVSRAQLARDAMGESCCGSARHAH, from the exons ATGGCTCGCCTTTCCAAGATCGCTCTCGTCACCCTGGGATCCCTGAGTGGAGTTAACGCATGGGGAGCCCTGGGACATGCAACAGTCGCCTACGTTGCTCAAAACTATCTCTCTGCCAGCACGGCGTCCTG GGCGCAAGGCGTGCTTGGAGACACCTCTGGCTCATACCTCGCAAGCATTGCCTCCTGGGCAGACTCCTAccgcaccaccaccgcagGCAAATGGTCCGCACCTCTCCATTTCATTGACGCCGAGGATAGTCCCCCCACCAACTGCAATGTGGATTACGCCCGCGATTGTGGCAGCGCCGGTTGCTCCATCTCCGCAATTGCCAACTATACCCAGCGTGTCGGGGACAGCCGTCTCAGCAACGCTCACGTCGCCGAAGCCCTCAAGTTCCTGGTCCATTTCCTAGGAGACATCACCCAGCCTCTGCACGACGAGGCGTACCAAGTCGGCGGCAACGGAATCAAAGTCACTTTCGACGGGTACAGCGACAACCTGCACTCCGACTGGGATACCTACATGCCCCAGAAGCTCATTGGCGGTAGCACGCTGGCCGACGCCAAGTCCTGGGCTACCAGCCTGGTCGGCGAGATTGATTCGGGCAGTTACCAGTCCCAAGCACCAAGTTGGATCAAAGGCGACACGGTGACCGATCCCATTGCCTCGGCGACTCGCTGGGCGTCGGACGCAAATGCCTATGTCTGCTCGGTCGTCATGCCCAACGGCGCGGCCGCTCTCCAGACGGGTGACCTCTACCCTACGTACTACAATTCCGCGATCGGAACGATTGAGCTGCAGATTGCCAAGGGTGGATACCGATTGGCCAACTGGCTCAACATGATCTATAGCAATGAGATCGCGAAGCGCGATCTGGAGGGTTACGTTGCAAAGGGCGCCAACGATGGTCCGGATTTGATGGGTCGTGATTTGTTGCCCGAGCCTCGTGGTGTAAGCCGGGCTCAGCTGGCTCGTGATGCTATGGGAGAGTCCTGCTGTGGGTCGGCCAGACACGCTCAttaa